In one window of Escherichia coli DSM 30083 = JCM 1649 = ATCC 11775 DNA:
- the dapB gene encoding 4-hydroxy-tetrahydrodipicolinate reductase, which produces MHDANIRVAIAGAGGRMGRQLIQAALALEGVQLGAALEREGSSLLGSDAGELAGAGKTGVTVQSSLDAIKDDFDVFIDFTRPEGTLNHLAFCRQHGKGMVIGTTGFDEAGKQAIRDAAADIAIVFAANFSVGVNVMLKLLEKAAKVMGDYTDIEIIEAHHRHKVDAPSGTALAMGEAIAHALDKDLKDCAVYSREGHTGERVPGTIGFATVRAGDIVGEHTAMFADIGERLEITHKASSRMTFANGAVRSALWLSGKESGLFDMRDVLDLNNL; this is translated from the coding sequence ATGCATGATGCAAACATCCGCGTTGCCATCGCGGGAGCCGGGGGCCGTATGGGCCGCCAGTTGATTCAGGCGGCGCTGGCATTAGAAGGCGTGCAGCTGGGCGCGGCGCTGGAGCGCGAAGGATCTTCTTTACTGGGCAGCGATGCGGGCGAACTGGCCGGAGCCGGGAAAACAGGCGTTACTGTGCAAAGTAGTCTTGATGCGATAAAAGATGATTTTGATGTGTTTATCGATTTTACCCGTCCGGAAGGTACGCTGAACCATCTCGCTTTTTGTCGCCAGCATGGCAAAGGGATGGTGATCGGCACTACGGGGTTTGACGAAGCCGGTAAACAGGCGATTCGTGACGCCGCCGCCGATATTGCGATTGTCTTTGCCGCCAATTTTAGCGTTGGCGTTAACGTCATGCTTAAACTGCTGGAGAAAGCAGCCAAAGTGATGGGGGACTACACCGATATCGAAATTATTGAAGCACATCATAGACATAAAGTTGATGCGCCGTCAGGCACCGCACTGGCAATGGGAGAGGCGATCGCCCACGCTCTTGATAAAGATCTGAAAGATTGCGCGGTCTACAGTCGTGAAGGCCATACCGGTGAACGTGTGCCTGGCACCATTGGTTTTGCCACCGTGCGTGCAGGTGACATCGTTGGCGAACATACCGCGATGTTTGCCGATATTGGCGAGCGTCTGGAGATCACCCATAAGGCATCCAGCCGCATGACATTTGCTAACGGTGCGGTAAGATCGGCTTTGTGGTTGAGTGGTAAGGAAAGTGGTCTTTTTGATATGCGAGATGTGCTTGATCTCAATAATCTGTAA
- the rihC gene encoding ribonucleoside hydrolase RihC, producing the protein MRLPIFLDTDPGIDDAVAIAAAIFAPELDLQLMTTVAGNVSVEKTTRNALQLLHFWNVDIPLAQGAAVPLVRAPRDAASVHGESGMAGYDFVEHNRQPLGIPAFLAIRDALMRAPEPVTLVAIGPLTNIALLLSQCPECKPYIRRLVIMGGSAGRGNCTPNAEFNIAADPEAAACVFRSGIEIVMCGLDVTNQAILTPDYLATLPELNRTGKMLHALFSHYRSGSMQSGLRMHDLCAIAWLVRPELFTLKPCFVAVETQGEFTSGTTVVDIDGCLGKPANVQVALDLDVKGFQQWVAEVLALAL; encoded by the coding sequence ATGCGTTTACCTATCTTCCTCGATACAGACCCCGGCATTGACGATGCCGTTGCCATTGCCGCCGCGATTTTTGCCCCCGAACTCGATCTGCAACTGATGACCACTGTCGCGGGTAATGTTTCGGTAGAGAAAACCACCCGCAACGCCCTGCAACTGCTGCATTTCTGGAATGTGGATATTCCGCTTGCCCAGGGCGCTGCCGTACCACTGGTTCGTGCGCCGCGCGATGCGGCATCTGTACACGGTGAATCGGGAATGGCTGGCTATGACTTTGTTGAACACAACCGTCAGCCACTGGGTATACCGGCGTTTCTGGCAATTCGTGATGCCCTGATGCGTGCGCCAGAGCCCGTTACCCTGGTGGCCATCGGCCCGTTAACCAATATTGCGCTGTTACTTTCACAATGCCCGGAATGTAAGCCGTATATTCGCCGTCTGGTGATCATGGGCGGTTCTGCTGGTCGCGGCAACTGCACACCAAACGCCGAGTTTAATATCGCTGCCGATCCAGAAGCGGCAGCCTGTGTCTTCCGTAGCGGCATCGAAATCGTCATGTGCGGTCTGGATGTCACCAATCAGGCAATATTAACCCCTGACTATCTCGCTACTTTGCCGGAATTGAATCGCACCGGAAAAATGCTACACGCCCTGTTTAGCCACTACCGTAGCGGCAGTATGCAAAGTGGACTACGTATGCACGATCTTTGCGCTATCGCCTGGCTGGTGCGCCCGGAATTGTTCACTCTCAAACCGTGTTTTGTCGCGGTAGAAACTCAGGGTGAATTTACCTCAGGCACGACGGTTGTTGATATCGACGGTTGCCTGGGCAAACCAGCCAATGTACAGGTGGCGCTGGATCTGGATGTGAAAGGCTTCCAGCAATGGGTGGCTGAGGTGCTGGCCCTGGCGCTCTAA
- the fkpB gene encoding FKBP-type peptidyl-prolyl cis-trans isomerase, whose product MSESVQSNSAVLVHFTLKLDDGTTAESTRNNGKPALFRLGDASLSEGLEQHLLGLKVGDKTTFSLEPDAAFGVPSPDLIQYFSRREFMDAGEPEIGAIMLFTAMDGSEMPGVIREINGDSITVDFNHPLAGQTVHFDIEVLEIDPALEA is encoded by the coding sequence ATGTCTGAATCTGTACAGAGCAATAGCGCCGTCCTGGTGCACTTCACGCTGAAACTCGATGATGGCACCACCGCTGAGTCTACCCGCAACAACGGTAAACCGGCGCTGTTCCGCCTGGGTGATGCTTCTCTTTCTGAAGGGCTGGAGCAACACCTGCTGGGGCTGAAAGTGGGCGATAAAACCACCTTCTCGCTGGAGCCAGATGCGGCGTTTGGCGTGCCGTCACCGGACCTGATTCAGTACTTCTCCCGCCGTGAATTTATGGATGCAGGCGAGCCAGAAATTGGCGCAATCATGCTTTTTACCGCAATGGATGGCAGTGAGATGCCTGGCGTGATCCGCGAAATTAACGGCGACTCCATTACCGTTGATTTCAACCATCCGCTGGCCGGGCAGACCGTTCATTTTGATATTGAAGTGCTGGAAATCGATCCGGCACTGGAGGCGTAA
- a CDS encoding DUF805 domain-containing protein yields MTYGEAYLEGWKNIFNYEGVSNRFEFWSFMIGSGVICLLPLLCWWLAVTINNDYGVFIFFALPASFILTLIFAIPAIALAVRRMHDIGYSGWWVTIVVLIPVTGVILLILCCLPSKSQDQA; encoded by the coding sequence ATGACGTATGGAGAAGCGTATCTGGAAGGGTGGAAAAACATCTTTAATTATGAAGGTGTTTCCAATCGCTTCGAGTTCTGGTCGTTTATGATTGGTAGTGGCGTTATCTGTCTGCTTCCGCTTTTATGTTGGTGGTTAGCGGTAACAATTAACAATGACTATGGTGTTTTCATTTTTTTTGCGCTGCCCGCGTCATTTATTTTAACGTTGATTTTTGCCATACCGGCGATAGCGTTAGCCGTCAGAAGGATGCACGATATCGGATATTCAGGGTGGTGGGTTACCATTGTCGTGTTGATCCCTGTTACGGGCGTAATTCTGCTTATACTGTGCTGCCTGCCGTCAAAGTCACAAGACCAGGCATAA
- the carA gene encoding glutamine-hydrolyzing carbamoyl-phosphate synthase small subunit yields the protein MIKSALLVLEDGTQFHGRAIGATGSAVGEVVFNTSMTGYQEILTDPSYSRQIVTLTYPHIGNVGTNDADEESSQVHAQGLVIRDLPLIASNFRNTEDLSSYLKRHNIVAIADIDTRKLTRLLREKGAQNGCIIAGDNPDAALALEKARAFPGLNGMDLAKEVTTAEPYSWTQGSWTLTGGLPEAKKEDELPYHVVAYDFGAKRNILRMLVDRGCRLTIVPAQTSAEDVLKMNPDGIFLSNGPGDPAPCDYAITAIQKFLETDIPVFGICLGHQLLALASGAKTVKMKFGHHGGNHPVKDVEKNVVMITAQNHGFAVDEATLPANLRVTHKSLFDGTLQGIHRTDKPAFSFQGHPEASPGPHDAAPLFDHFIALIEQYRKTAK from the coding sequence TTGATTAAGTCAGCGCTATTGGTTCTGGAAGACGGAACCCAGTTTCACGGTCGGGCCATAGGGGCAACAGGTTCGGCGGTTGGGGAAGTCGTTTTCAATACTTCAATGACCGGTTATCAAGAAATCCTCACTGATCCTTCCTATTCTCGTCAAATCGTTACTCTTACTTATCCCCATATTGGCAATGTCGGCACTAATGACGCCGATGAAGAATCTTCTCAGGTTCATGCCCAAGGTCTGGTGATTCGCGACCTGCCGCTGATTGCCAGCAACTTCCGTAATACCGAAGACCTCTCTTCTTACCTGAAGCGCCATAACATCGTGGCGATTGCCGATATCGATACCCGTAAGCTGACGCGTTTACTGCGTGAGAAAGGTGCTCAGAATGGCTGCATTATCGCAGGCGATAACCCGGATGCGGCGCTGGCATTAGAAAAAGCCCGCGCGTTCCCAGGTCTGAACGGCATGGATCTGGCAAAAGAAGTAACCACCGCAGAACCCTATAGCTGGACACAAGGGAGCTGGACACTGACCGGCGGCCTGCCAGAAGCGAAAAAAGAAGACGAGCTGCCGTACCACGTCGTGGCCTACGATTTCGGTGCCAAGCGCAACATCCTGCGTATGCTGGTGGATAGAGGCTGTCGCCTGACCATCGTTCCGGCGCAAACTTCTGCGGAAGATGTGCTGAAAATGAATCCGGACGGCATCTTCCTCTCCAACGGTCCTGGCGACCCGGCCCCGTGCGATTACGCCATTACCGCTATCCAGAAATTCCTCGAAACTGATATTCCGGTATTCGGCATCTGCCTCGGTCATCAGCTGCTGGCGCTGGCGAGCGGTGCGAAGACTGTCAAAATGAAATTTGGTCACCACGGCGGCAACCATCCGGTTAAAGATGTTGAGAAAAATGTGGTGATGATCACCGCCCAGAACCACGGTTTTGCGGTGGATGAAGCAACATTACCTGCAAACCTGCGTGTCACACATAAATCCCTGTTCGACGGTACGTTACAGGGCATTCATCGTACCGATAAACCGGCGTTCAGCTTCCAGGGACACCCGGAAGCCAGCCCTGGTCCACACGACGCCGCGCCGTTGTTTGACCACTTTATCGCGTTAATTGAGCAGTACCGTAAAACCGCTAAGTAA
- the carB gene encoding carbamoyl-phosphate synthase large subunit: MPKRTDIKSILILGAGPIVIGQACEFDYSGAQACKALREEGYRVILVNSNPATIMTDPEMADATYIEPIHWEVVRKIIEKERPDAVLPTMGGQTALNCALELERQGVLEEFGVTMIGATADAIDKAEDRRRFDVAMKKIGLETARSGIAHSMEEALAVAAEVGFPCIIRPSFTMGGSGGGIAYNREEFEEICARGLDLSPTKELLIDESLIGWKEYEMEVVRDKNDNCIIVCSIENFDAMGIHTGDSITVAPAQTLTDKEYQIMRNASMAVLREIGVETGGSNVQFAVNPKNGRLIVIEMNPRVSRSSALASKATGFPIAKVAAKLAVGYTLDELMNDITGGRTPASFEPSIDYVVTKIPRFNFEKFAGANDRLTTQMKSVGEVMAIGRTQQESLQKALRGLEVGATGFDPKVSLDDPEALTKIRRELKDAGAERIWYIADAFRAGLSVDGVFNLTNIDRWFLVQIEELVRLEEKVAEVGITGLHAEFLRQLKRKGFADARLAKLAGVREAEIRKLRDQYDLHPVYKRVDTCAAEFATDTAYMYSTYEEECEANPSTDREKIMVLGGGPNRIGQGIEFDYCCVHASLALREDGYETIMVNCNPETVSTDYDTSDRLYFEPVTLEDVLEIVRIEKPKGVIVQYGGQTPLKLARALEAAGVPVIGTSPDAIDRAEDRERFQHAVERLKLKQPANATVTTIEMAVEKAKEIGYPLVVRPSYVLGGRAMEIVYDEADLRRYFQTAVSVSNDAPVLLDHFLDDAVEVDVDAICDGEMVLIGGIMEHIEQAGVHSGDSACSLPAYTLSQEIQDVMRQQVQKLAFELQVRGLMNVQFAVKNNEVYLIEVNPRAARTVPFVSKATGVPLAKVAARVMAGKSLAEQGVTKEVIPPYYSVKEVVLPFNKFPGVDPLLGPEMRSTGEVMGVGRTFAEAFAKAQLGSNSTMKKHGRALLSVREGDKERVVDLAAKLLKQGFELDATHGTAIVLGEAGINPRLVNKVHEGRPHIQDRIKNGEYTYIINTTSGRRAIEDSRVIRRSALQYKVHYDTTLNGGFATAMALNADATEKVISVQEMHAQIK; this comes from the coding sequence ATGCCAAAACGTACAGATATAAAAAGTATCCTGATTCTGGGTGCGGGCCCGATTGTTATCGGTCAGGCGTGTGAGTTTGACTACTCTGGCGCGCAAGCGTGTAAAGCCCTGCGTGAAGAGGGTTACCGCGTCATTCTCGTGAACTCCAACCCGGCGACTATCATGACCGACCCGGAAATGGCTGATGCAACCTACATCGAGCCGATTCACTGGGAAGTGGTACGCAAGATTATTGAAAAAGAGCGCCCGGACGCGGTGCTGCCAACCATGGGGGGGCAGACGGCGCTGAACTGTGCGCTGGAGCTTGAGCGTCAGGGCGTGCTGGAAGAGTTCGGCGTCACCATGATTGGTGCCACTGCCGATGCGATTGATAAAGCCGAAGACCGCCGCCGTTTCGACGTAGCGATGAAGAAAATCGGTCTGGAAACTGCGCGTTCCGGTATCGCTCATTCAATGGAAGAAGCGCTGGCGGTTGCCGCTGAAGTTGGCTTCCCGTGCATTATTCGCCCATCCTTTACCATGGGCGGTAGCGGTGGCGGTATCGCTTATAACCGTGAAGAATTTGAAGAAATTTGCGCCCGCGGTCTGGATCTTTCTCCGACTAAAGAGCTGCTGATTGATGAGTCGCTGATCGGCTGGAAAGAGTACGAGATGGAAGTGGTGCGTGATAAAAACGACAACTGCATCATCGTCTGCTCTATCGAAAACTTTGATGCGATGGGCATCCACACCGGTGACTCCATCACTGTCGCGCCAGCCCAAACGCTGACCGATAAAGAATATCAAATCATGCGTAACGCCTCGATGGCGGTACTGCGTGAAATCGGCGTTGAAACCGGTGGTTCCAACGTCCAGTTTGCGGTGAACCCGAAAAACGGTCGCCTGATTGTTATCGAAATGAACCCACGCGTGTCTCGCTCCTCTGCGCTGGCGTCGAAAGCCACTGGTTTCCCGATTGCCAAAGTGGCGGCGAAACTGGCGGTGGGTTACACCCTCGACGAGCTGATGAACGACATCACCGGTGGGCGTACTCCGGCCTCCTTCGAGCCGTCCATCGACTATGTGGTTACTAAAATTCCTCGCTTCAACTTCGAGAAATTCGCCGGTGCTAACGACCGTCTGACCACTCAGATGAAATCGGTTGGCGAAGTGATGGCGATTGGTCGCACGCAGCAGGAATCCCTACAAAAAGCGCTGCGCGGCCTGGAAGTGGGCGCAACTGGCTTCGATCCGAAAGTGAGTCTCGACGACCCGGAAGCGCTGACTAAAATCCGCCGCGAACTGAAAGATGCTGGCGCAGAGCGTATCTGGTATATCGCTGATGCCTTCCGCGCGGGCCTGTCTGTAGACGGTGTATTTAATTTGACCAACATTGACCGCTGGTTCCTGGTACAGATTGAAGAGCTGGTGCGTCTGGAAGAGAAAGTCGCAGAAGTGGGCATCACTGGCCTGCACGCTGAATTCCTGCGCCAGCTGAAACGCAAAGGCTTTGCCGATGCGCGTCTGGCAAAACTCGCGGGCGTGCGTGAAGCAGAAATCCGCAAGCTGCGCGACCAGTATGACCTGCACCCGGTTTACAAGCGCGTGGATACTTGTGCGGCAGAGTTCGCCACCGACACCGCTTACATGTACTCCACTTATGAAGAAGAGTGCGAAGCGAATCCGTCCACCGATCGTGAAAAAATCATGGTGCTCGGCGGCGGCCCGAACCGTATCGGTCAGGGTATCGAATTCGACTACTGCTGTGTACACGCCTCGCTGGCGCTGCGCGAAGACGGTTATGAAACCATTATGGTTAACTGTAACCCGGAAACCGTCTCCACCGACTACGACACCTCTGACCGTCTCTACTTCGAGCCGGTAACTCTGGAAGACGTGCTGGAAATTGTGCGTATTGAGAAGCCGAAAGGCGTTATCGTCCAGTACGGCGGTCAGACCCCGCTGAAACTGGCGCGCGCGCTGGAAGCTGCTGGCGTACCGGTTATCGGTACCAGCCCGGATGCCATCGACCGTGCGGAAGACCGTGAACGCTTCCAGCATGCGGTTGAGCGTCTGAAACTGAAACAACCGGCGAACGCCACCGTTACCACCATCGAAATGGCGGTTGAGAAAGCGAAAGAGATTGGCTACCCGCTGGTGGTGCGTCCGTCTTACGTTCTCGGCGGTCGGGCGATGGAAATCGTCTATGACGAAGCTGACCTGCGTCGCTACTTCCAGACAGCGGTCAGCGTATCTAACGATGCGCCAGTGTTGCTGGACCACTTCCTTGATGACGCAGTAGAAGTTGACGTGGATGCCATCTGCGACGGCGAAATGGTGCTGATTGGCGGCATCATGGAGCATATTGAGCAGGCGGGTGTGCACTCCGGTGACTCCGCATGTTCACTGCCAGCTTACACCTTAAGTCAGGAAATTCAGGATGTGATGCGCCAGCAGGTGCAGAAACTGGCCTTCGAACTGCAGGTGCGCGGCCTGATGAACGTGCAGTTTGCGGTGAAAAACAACGAAGTCTACCTGATTGAAGTTAACCCGCGTGCGGCGCGTACCGTTCCGTTCGTCTCCAAAGCCACCGGCGTACCGCTGGCAAAAGTGGCGGCGCGTGTGATGGCTGGCAAATCGCTGGCTGAGCAGGGCGTAACCAAAGAAGTTATCCCGCCGTACTACTCGGTGAAAGAAGTGGTGCTGCCGTTCAATAAATTCCCGGGCGTTGACCCGCTGTTAGGGCCAGAAATGCGCTCTACCGGGGAAGTAATGGGCGTGGGCCGCACCTTCGCTGAAGCGTTTGCCAAAGCGCAGCTGGGCAGCAACTCCACCATGAAGAAACACGGTCGTGCGCTGCTTTCCGTGCGCGAAGGCGATAAAGAACGCGTGGTGGACCTGGCGGCAAAACTGCTGAAACAGGGCTTCGAGCTGGATGCGACTCACGGCACGGCGATTGTGCTGGGCGAAGCGGGTATCAATCCGCGTCTGGTGAACAAGGTGCATGAAGGCCGTCCGCACATTCAGGACCGTATTAAGAATGGCGAATATACCTACATCATCAACACCACCTCAGGTCGTCGTGCGATTGAAGACTCCCGCGTGATCCGTCGCAGTGCGCTGCAATATAAAGTGCATTACGACACCACCCTGAACGGCGGCTTTGCCACCGCGATGGCGCTGAATGCCGATGCGACCGAAAAAGTAATTTCGGTGCAGGAAATGCACGCGCAGATCAAATAA
- the lspA gene encoding signal peptidase II, protein MSQSICSTGLRWLWLVVVVLIIDLGSKYLILQNFALGDTVPLFPSLNLHYARNYGAAFSFLADSGGWQRWFFAGIAIGISVILAVMMYRSKATQKLNNIAYALIIGGALGNLFDRLWHGFVVDMIDFYVGDWHFATFNLADTAICVGAALIVLEGFLPSKAKKQ, encoded by the coding sequence ATGAGTCAATCGATCTGTTCAACAGGGCTACGCTGGCTGTGGCTGGTGGTAGTCGTGCTGATTATCGATCTGGGCAGCAAATACCTGATCCTCCAGAACTTTGCTCTGGGGGATACGGTCCCGCTGTTCCCGTCGCTTAATCTGCATTATGCGCGTAACTATGGCGCAGCGTTTAGTTTCCTTGCCGATAGCGGCGGCTGGCAGCGTTGGTTCTTTGCCGGTATTGCGATTGGTATTAGCGTGATCCTGGCAGTGATGATGTATCGCTCGAAGGCCACGCAGAAGCTAAACAATATCGCTTACGCGCTGATTATTGGCGGCGCACTGGGCAACCTGTTCGACCGCCTGTGGCACGGCTTCGTTGTCGATATGATCGACTTCTATGTCGGCGACTGGCACTTCGCCACCTTCAACCTTGCCGATACTGCCATTTGTGTCGGTGCGGCACTGATTGTGCTGGAAGGTTTTTTACCTTCTAAAGCGAAAAAACAATAA
- the ispH gene encoding 4-hydroxy-3-methylbut-2-enyl diphosphate reductase has product MQILLANPRGFCAGVDRAISIVENALAIYGAPIYVRHEVVHNRYVVDSLRERGAIFIEQISEVPDGAILIFSAHGVSQAVRNEAKSRDLTVFDATCPLVTKVHMEVARASRRGEESILIGHAGHPEVEGTMGQYSNPEGGMYLVESPDDVWKLTVKNEEKLSFMTQTTLSVDDTSDVIDALRKRFPKIVGPRKDDICYATTNRQEAVRALAEQAEVVLVVGSKNSSNSNRLAELAQRMGKRAFLIDDATDIQEEWVKEAKCVGVTAGASAPDILVQNVVARLQQLGGGEAIPLEGREENIVFEVPKELRVDIREVD; this is encoded by the coding sequence ATGCAGATCCTGTTGGCCAACCCGCGTGGTTTTTGTGCCGGGGTAGACCGCGCTATCAGCATTGTTGAAAACGCGCTGGCCATTTACGGCGCACCGATATATGTCCGTCACGAAGTGGTGCATAACCGCTACGTGGTCGATAGCCTGCGCGAGCGTGGGGCTATCTTTATTGAGCAGATTAGCGAAGTACCGGACGGCGCGATCCTGATTTTCTCCGCACACGGTGTTTCTCAGGCAGTACGTAACGAAGCGAAAAGCCGCGATTTGACGGTGTTTGATGCCACCTGTCCGCTGGTGACCAAAGTGCATATGGAAGTCGCCCGCGCCAGCCGTCGTGGTGAAGAATCTATTCTCATCGGTCACGCCGGGCACCCGGAAGTGGAAGGGACGATGGGCCAGTACAGCAACCCGGAAGGGGGAATGTATCTGGTCGAATCGCCAGACGATGTGTGGAAACTGACGGTCAAAAACGAAGAGAAGCTCTCCTTTATGACCCAAACCACGCTGTCGGTGGATGACACGTCTGATGTGATCGACGCGCTGCGTAAACGCTTCCCGAAAATTGTCGGTCCGCGCAAAGATGACATCTGCTACGCCACGACTAACCGTCAGGAAGCGGTACGCGCCCTGGCAGAGCAGGCGGAAGTAGTACTGGTGGTTGGTTCGAAAAACTCCTCCAACTCCAACCGTCTGGCGGAACTGGCCCAGCGTATGGGCAAGCGCGCGTTTTTGATTGACGATGCGACAGATATCCAGGAAGAGTGGGTGAAAGAGGCGAAATGCGTCGGCGTGACTGCTGGCGCATCAGCTCCGGATATTCTGGTACAGAACGTAGTCGCACGTTTACAGCAGCTTGGCGGTGGCGAAGCCATTCCGCTGGAAGGTCGTGAAGAAAACATTGTTTTCGAAGTGCCGAAAGAGCTGCGTGTCGATATTCGTGAAGTCGATTAA